The Bacillaceae bacterium S4-13-56 DNA window AAAAATGCTGGATGTGCCCATATTACCCCTCCCTTTCTGCTGCAATAAAAGAAGTTAATTTTGGATTCTCCTTAACCCAGTTATCTAGTATACTATCAATTTCAGATAATTTTCTTATTTCTCTCCCAAAGTTTCGAACCCGGGGAATATGTGGAGGCTTAATTCTTGTACCATCTATGGATTGCAAACCTTTGATAATACTTACGTGTATGCCTTCCTTTTTACCCCCCCACTCTAGTAAAGCTCTCAATTGCATATCCACAATTTCTGTTGATTCTTTAATCCGGCCAAATAGATGCTCTATAATCAGCGCCACTTCATAGTTGTTAACACTACCTGCATTTTGTATAGCAGAATTAAGACCTGATTGTGTTCCCGCAAGTAGATTCTTTAGAACATCTTGGGCTTCCTTACTAAGTTTGGTTGTTCCTGTTTCATACTGTTTATCAAGAGAAGTTCTTCCAAAATAAAAATAGGGCCTTAAATCTTCAGAACCAATATATGGTTCTTTTTCTATCCAATTTTTTACCCAGCTATCCTCTTCCCAGGTCTTTAATTTTTCAAGTTTATTTAGTTCTCCTTTTTCAAAATACCTTAACTCTATTATACTTCCATCAATATCTATTTCTGCATCTACAAGTTCCGAGAACATTCTAGGTTTGAAATACTCAAGCATCATTATTTTCGAAAGTATTCTTTTATCCAAATCAATTCCTTTATACTTAGCCATATTCATTCGCATTTCCATTGAATTTAAGAATCGCTTACAATGCCTAGGATTGCCATTCAAACCACCAGCCAGAACTGATGAAAGTTGTTTAGCAACTTCTAAGCTAAGTTTTACTTTGTCTCCAATTTCGGAATCATATTCTTTAAGAACTCCATAATCCAATTTGAAATTAAAGAAATTTTCCTTCTTTTTGTCATGAACTAGGGCTATAACCTTTTCAAAATCATCGGTATTTAATTCTTTTTGCATAAATAGCAGAGCTATATATAATTCCACTTCACTAGCACTTAGTCTAGGTATTCTTACAGGATATTGAATAATTTTTTCCAAATACTCCTTTCCTATATCGATTCCATATCCTTCTATTTCATTAAATTTTGTTTGCACGGCATAAGATATATGTCGCTCATCAGCTCCGATAATAAAAACTGTATTTCCGACATACAGAAAAAGCCGGATAGCTTCTAATGTATCAAGAATAGTGTCGGGACTGCATCTATCTAATTCATCAATAAATACAACAAGCCTCTCAATCTTGGTTTGTTTTAATAGCTTATCAAAATTCTCACGAAAAGCATTTAAATCTTCCCTTAATTCCTTGTTACTCAGTTCTGCCTTGATTGTATCTATCCAATCATCTTTAATTACACCATCT harbors:
- a CDS encoding P-loop NTPase fold protein, with product MWKDSETELDFLDFDYLIVTVSNIIKDDTLLPSTVGVYGDWGSGKSSLINMSITSLKEEKDTESIYFNGWLFEDYEDAKTALLGNILDTIEQNRSLDETAKKCIAGLYKSIDKMKLVKKAIRSGTGFLLTGGSNVLADVALSTVIEKAVTSPDGVIKDDWIDTIKAELSNKELREDLNAFRENFDKLLKQTKIERLVVFIDELDRCSPDTILDTLEAIRLFLYVGNTVFIIGADERHISYAVQTKFNEIEGYGIDIGKEYLEKIIQYPVRIPRLSASEVELYIALLFMQKELNTDDFEKVIALVHDKKKENFFNFKLDYGVLKEYDSEIGDKVKLSLEVAKQLSSVLAGGLNGNPRHCKRFLNSMEMRMNMAKYKGIDLDKRILSKIMMLEYFKPRMFSELVDAEIDIDGSIIELRYFEKGELNKLEKLKTWEEDSWVKNWIEKEPYIGSEDLRPYFYFGRTSLDKQYETGTTKLSKEAQDVLKNLLAGTQSGLNSAIQNAGSVNNYEVALIIEHLFGRIKESTEIVDMQLRALLEWGGKKEGIHVSIIKGLQSIDGTRIKPPHIPRVRNFGREIRKLSEIDSILDNWVKENPKLTSFIAAEREG